The Pedobacter ginsengisoli region TCTACATCTTTAAACCATAGCTGGGTGTCTTTTTCTATATAATCAAGCAGGCTGATGTTGCTTTCTGTGAGGTATTTTGATTGAACATTTGGGATAATGGTGAGGGTTTTTACATCCTCTACCGACAGCTGGCTCTCTATTTCAAAGGTTCTGATACTTTCTATTTCATCGCCAAAAAATTCAATACGATAAGGGAGGTCGTGTGAGAAAGAGAAAATATCTACTATCCCTCCGCGGATTGAAAACTGCCCTGGTTCGTAAACAAACTCTGTCCGGTTAAAATCGTAATCAATAAGGAATTCATTTATAAAATCGATGCCTAATTTGGCTCCCAGACTAATTTCAAGCGTGTTTTTTTCAAGAATAGAACGGTTTATAACCTTTTCTGCAATGGCTTCGGGGTATGTAACTACTATTTTTCCGTATTCAGAATGATGGTTTAATTCGTTCAGTACTTCGGCCCTGGCCAGAACATTTGCGGTATCGACCTGTGTAAATTCAAATGCTTTGCGGAAAGAAGAAGGAAATAAAAGGACTTCTTTGTCGAGAATGCTTTCCAGATCTGCAAGAAAATAAGATGCCTCTTCCCTATCCGGTAACACAAATAAAATTGGTTTATGGAGCAGAAAATAGGTTGCGGTTGCAATTGTTGCATCGGCAGAACCAACTAGTCCTTTTAGTTGAAGTTTATTACCTTTACCCGTATTAAGGGCTTTTGCCAATGCTACAATGCGTTCATCTGTTTTGTATCGATTAATAAGGTCGCGGATGTTCACATTACAAATGTAAGATTTATGATTAGCTTTAGATGTAACAAAGTATCTATTAATCAATCTAAAATAAAAAGAGGATAACATGAAAATGCTGAGCCGCATACCACTGGAACTCATTTTTTGGATAACGGCTTTAGTGTTGCTGGGATTAGCGCAACCACAGGTACATGGCCAGGAACATCACTTTACCCTTTGTCCGCTAGCAAACATGGGGATAGATTGGTGTCCGGGATGTGGAATTGGAAGGGCTTTAACGCAGCTGTTTCATGGTAATATTGCAGAGAGCATTAAGCTCCATTGGTTTGGAATACCTGCCCTGCTTATTATTATATACAGGATTGTTGTACTGATAAAATTAAGTGTTAAAAGAAATAAAATTTTAAAATATAAGGAGGAAGGATATGTTTGATTCACCATTTATGACGCTACCGGGTATCACGCCTCAGGAATATTCGTACTTGCAGACTGCAACTACAGGATTTAGTGAGCAACAGTTGAGAGGGTTTTTAATGATTTATGCGAATAAAAGAAGAAATCCGGATGATATGGTGCTGTATTGCATTTTAGGGTTTTTTGTGCCTGGATTGCCAAGATTCCTTGTAAATCAGATTGGTATGGGTGTACTGTATTTCTTTACTGTTGGGCTATGTTTTATAGGAACTATTATCGATTTAATAAATCATAAAAACCTTGCTTTTGAATATAATCAGCGTATGGTATTTGAAAGTTTACAGATGGTAAAAATGGGAAATATTCAATAGTTTATGAGGGAGGCTTTTTAGATACCCCTCTAAAAAACCAAGACGTTAACCTGGTAAATCCAAACTCAAAGTTTGGATTTACCAGGTTAATTTTGTTTTAAGGGGAAATTAAAATGAAAATTTGGTGCCCATATTGTAAATTTACTGCTTATGAGATTAGCAATTTTAATAAAGCATCTGGAAGTGTTTGCTCCATTGAATTATCAGGAAGATTATGATAATTCGGGGTTGTTGATTGGAAACCCTGATCAGGATATTCGGGGGGCTCTGGTTGCACTTGATTGCACGGAGGTTATTGTTGATGAGGCCATTGCTCAGAACTGTAATTTGATTATAACGCATCACCCAATAGTTTTTAAGGGGCTAAAAAAGCTTACCGGAAAAAACTATGTGGAGCGGGTTGTATTAAAAGCTATCAGGCACAATATTGCCCTTTATGCTATTCATACTAATCTTGATCATGTAAAATATGGTGTAAATGGCGTAATCAGTCAACGTTTGGGCCTTAAAAACATTAAAATATTGAGTCCTAAAGCATCCCTTTTAAAAAAATTGGTGACATTTTGTCCGGTTGCGCAAGCGGAGGATGTAAGGTCGGCTCTGTTTGAGGCCGGAGCCGGACATATTAGTAATTACAGTGAGTGTAGTTTTAATACCGAGGGTACCGGGACGTTTAAAGGCGGGAATGACACTAATGCCTTTGTTGGCGAAAGAGGAGTTCAACATCATGAATCTGAAATAAGGATAGAGACTGTTTTTTTAGCTCAGGATCAACGAAAAGTCCTTTTGGCATTGTTTGAAAATCATCCTTATGAAGAAGTTGCATATGATATTTATCCGTTAGAGAACCGTTTGGACACTGTTGGTGCTGGAATGGTAGGTTGGCTTGAAGAGGAGATGGATGGGAGGGATTTTCTGCATTTGGTTAAAGACAGGATGGATGCGGAGGTAATAAGACATACCAGGTTGCTGCCCAAAAGGATTAAAAAGGTAGCTGTTTGTGGCGGATCAGGCAGTTTTTTGCTTAAAGAAGCGATCGCTGCCGGAGCTGATGCCTTTGTAACTGCGGATTTTAAATATCATGAGTTTTTTGATGCTGATGAAAAATTGGTGATCGCTGATATCGGACACTTTGAAAGTGAACAATTTACATCTAATTTGTTGATAGATATTATTCAAGAAAAATTTCCTAACTTTGCAATCCGTTTAACGGAGCATAACACAAACCCCATAAATTATTTCATTTAATGGAACAAACTGTAGAGCAAAAGCTAAAAGCTTTATACGAATTACAAACTCTTCATACTAAGATCGATAAAATACGTCAGATACGTGGTGAATTACCTATGGAAGTAGCTGACCTTGAAGATGAGGTTGAAGGACTGGAAACACGTATCCAAAAATTCAAAAGTGAATTGGACGATACTGAAGATGCCATTGTAACACGTAAAAATATGATTAAGGAAGCTCAAGGCCTGATCAAAAAATACGAAACCCAGTTAAAAGATGTTAAAAACAATCGTGAATATGACGCTTTAACTAAGGAAGTTGAGATTCAAACTCTTGAGATTCAGGTTTGCGAGAAAAAGATCAGAGAGTTTGGGTTTGATATTACTCAAAAAACTGAGATTTACGAAAAAGCACTTGCTGATTTAGAATCGAGAAGAAAAGATCTTGATATTAAAAAAGGAGAGTTGCAAACAATTACTGCTGAAACTGAAAAAGAAGAGCAATCATTGAGTAAAAAAGCTGAAAAAGCTGAAACTCAAATTGAAGACAGACTTTTAACAGCTTATAAGAGATTAAGAGGAAATGCTAACAATGGTCTTGCGGTTGTTACTATCGATCGTGATTCATGTTCAGGCTGTTTTAACCAGATTCCACCTCAGCGTCAATTAGATATCCGTCAGCGCAAAAAAATCATCGTTTGTGAGCATTGCGGTAGAATTTTAGTTGATGAGGCGCTTACTCAGGAAGAATTGCCTGCATAGTAGTGCGGACAATGCCTTATCTTTCTGTTCCCGGATCCTGAAATAAATTCTGGATAACGAGAGCGCAAAGGATAGCGAAGGCGAAATAGAGTACAAAAGAATAACAAAATAAGGTGTATCATAATTTATGATGCACCTTATTTTTTATGGAAGAATTTTTGCTTGCTGGAAACATTATTTGATTTATTAATTCGTGCCCTGGTTATGAATAAAATTTCCGGTTCTGTTTATAAGTATGTTCTGATTGGCTTTTTGTTGTTCTCGCCAACAGCTATTTATGCAAACTTTGACTTTAATGTTAATTGTTTAAAGGCTTACCAGAGCGTATTTGAACTTAAGCTAAATACAGCAAGACAATTGATTGCTGCTGAAAAAAAGATACATCCCGATAATGGAATTGTTCCGTTGTTAGAGAATTATGTTGATTATTTTTATTTGCTTACAACAGAAAGTAAGAGCGAGTTTGATAGGCTAAAGGAGAATAAATCAAAACGCTTAGATCAGATCGCTGATGGTGATGAGTCATCGCCTTATTATTTATATGCCCAGGCCGAGATAAATTTGCAATGGGCCTTAATTAGAGGGCGTTACGGAGAATATTTTACTGCCGCCAGAGAAATTAAAAAAGCCAACAGCTTATTACAGGACAACAATAAGAAATTTTCAGGATTTGCTTTAAATGCAAAGGGACTAGGGCTTATTAATGCTTTTCTGGGCAATTTACCTGATGGAATTTTAAAAAGCACGCTTTCTACCTTTGGCATAAAGGGGAATTTACAGGCTGGAATAGCTATGCTTGATAAGTTATCGGAAGGCTTGCCAAAATCGAAATTCGAACCATTTTATGAAGAGGTTGTCTTTTATTATGTTTTTGTATTGAACGATATTGCGCATAGCCCTTCGGCTTACAGCAAGACAATGAAATATACAGCCAGGATTTCGGACAGTAGCTTATTAAAAACATATTTACAGGCATTGGTTTGCTCAAGAAACGGGCATAACGATGAGGCAATCCGGATTTTAAATGACAAGCCAACAGGAGCGGAGTACCAATCTTTTCCTTATCTGGAGTTTTTGCAGGGTTCAGCAAAACTTAATAAGCTAGACTATTCATCTGTTCAGAATTTTAATAGGTTTTTGCAGCTAAATAAGGGGGTTAATTACATAAAAGATGCAAACCTGCGCTTAGGCTGGATTGCTTTGTTAAAAGGCGATACAGGGGCTTATACTGTGGCTATGAACAAGGTTAAGTCTACCGGCTATACTTATCAGGAAAAGGATAAGCAGGCGCTTAATGAAGCAGGCGAATCTACTCCAAATAAAGACCTTTTAAAGGCGAGGTTATTATTTGATGGTGGTTATTATAATAATGCGCTGGAGGAGTTAAAAGATGGCAAGGGAGAGGGCTTTGCTTCAGCCAGAGACAAAACAGAATATTATTATCGCCTTGGCCGTATAAATGATGAGCTTGGAAAGGATGATGCTGCACTTGTAAATTATCAGAATGCGATTACTACAGGCAAAACCTTAAGGTATTACTTTGCTGCCAATTCCGCATTGCTAATTGGACGGATTTATGAAAGAAAGGGCAATTTGCCAAAGGCAAAAGCCTTTTTCAATATTGCAATTCAAATGAAGAATCATGATTATGAAAGCAGTATTGAAACACAGGCCAAGGCCGGCATTAAAAGAATTGATAAAAATGCTGACTAAAACTGAGCGCTAAAAGCGGTAAACAAATGCATTGATGTGCATGCCTGCACCAACAGATGCAAATACTGCATATTCGCCCTTTTTAATTTTATAACCTTCTACCTTTTCTTTTAGAACAAGATCCAAAAGCGTCGGAATAGTTGCTACAGAGCTGTTGCCCAGCCACGAGATTGTCATAGGAACCAGGTTTTCGGGTACTGTATCCAGCTCATATAGCTTAAACAACCGTTTCATTATAGCGGTATCCATTTTTCCGTTGGCTTGATGGATAAAGACCGTTTTAATGTCCTTAATGTCTATTCCAGCTTTATCGATAGCTTTTTTAACAACCTGTGGCACATTTATTACTGCAAATTCGTAAAGCTTACGGCCATTCATTTTAAGGTAGGTATTGCCATTGCTTTCGCTCGGGTTATTACTTTTACCCATTACAAGCAACGATGCGTAATCAACAGCAAATGTTTGCGTTTTGTGAGCAATAATACCAAGCTGATTTTCAGATTCCTGAGCTTCAAAAATAACAGCAGCTGCGCCATCAGAGAAAATCATGCTATCGCGGTCATGCGGATCAGTTATTCTGGACAGGGTTTCTGCTCCTATAACCATTACTCTTTTTGCATCGCCACTTTGAATGAGATAATTGGCCTGTATGGCTCCTTGTACCCAGCCCGGACAGCCAAATATAATGTCGTAAGCAACACAATCTGGATTTAGGATGTGCAAAGTTTGCTTAACTTTTGCTGCCAGAGAAGGAAGGATATCCATTCTGTTGCTGCCGTTTTTAACATCACCAAAGTTATGGCAGAAGATAATGTGATCTAATGATTCCTTATCTATTCCGGCATTATCAATTGCCCGTTGAGCAGCAATAGCAGCAATGTCGCTGTTTACAATATCTTTATCTACATAACGCCTTTCCAGAATCTCTGTGATCTCTGCAAATTTATTAATTACTTCGTTGATGTCTTTTTCTAAAGCTACCCCATTATCGTAAAATGTTGAGTTTAAAAAAGCGTCGCCAGAAATGACGTTTTCGGGAATATAGCTGCCTGTGCCTGTAATAACCGAGTGTAAGTTTATTTTGTTGCCCATTATGAACCGCAGACTGTTTTGGTATACGGTTTAAAAATATAACTATTATATCAGAAATAAAAATTTTAAGAGAAATCTTCAATTAAAAATACAAATAATTCTTTAGGACCATGCGCTCCAAGAACCAGGGTCTTCTCGATATCAGCGGTTCTGCTTGGCCCGGTA contains the following coding sequences:
- a CDS encoding tetratricopeptide repeat protein: MNKISGSVYKYVLIGFLLFSPTAIYANFDFNVNCLKAYQSVFELKLNTARQLIAAEKKIHPDNGIVPLLENYVDYFYLLTTESKSEFDRLKENKSKRLDQIADGDESSPYYLYAQAEINLQWALIRGRYGEYFTAAREIKKANSLLQDNNKKFSGFALNAKGLGLINAFLGNLPDGILKSTLSTFGIKGNLQAGIAMLDKLSEGLPKSKFEPFYEEVVFYYVFVLNDIAHSPSAYSKTMKYTARISDSSLLKTYLQALVCSRNGHNDEAIRILNDKPTGAEYQSFPYLEFLQGSAKLNKLDYSSVQNFNRFLQLNKGVNYIKDANLRLGWIALLKGDTGAYTVAMNKVKSTGYTYQEKDKQALNEAGESTPNKDLLKARLLFDGGYYNNALEELKDGKGEGFASARDKTEYYYRLGRINDELGKDDAALVNYQNAITTGKTLRYYFAANSALLIGRIYERKGNLPKAKAFFNIAIQMKNHDYESSIETQAKAGIKRIDKNAD
- a CDS encoding zinc ribbon domain-containing protein; the encoded protein is MEQTVEQKLKALYELQTLHTKIDKIRQIRGELPMEVADLEDEVEGLETRIQKFKSELDDTEDAIVTRKNMIKEAQGLIKKYETQLKDVKNNREYDALTKEVEIQTLEIQVCEKKIREFGFDITQKTEIYEKALADLESRRKDLDIKKGELQTITAETEKEEQSLSKKAEKAETQIEDRLLTAYKRLRGNANNGLAVVTIDRDSCSGCFNQIPPQRQLDIRQRKKIIVCEHCGRILVDEALTQEELPA
- a CDS encoding Nif3-like dinuclear metal center hexameric protein codes for the protein MRLAILIKHLEVFAPLNYQEDYDNSGLLIGNPDQDIRGALVALDCTEVIVDEAIAQNCNLIITHHPIVFKGLKKLTGKNYVERVVLKAIRHNIALYAIHTNLDHVKYGVNGVISQRLGLKNIKILSPKASLLKKLVTFCPVAQAEDVRSALFEAGAGHISNYSECSFNTEGTGTFKGGNDTNAFVGERGVQHHESEIRIETVFLAQDQRKVLLALFENHPYEEVAYDIYPLENRLDTVGAGMVGWLEEEMDGRDFLHLVKDRMDAEVIRHTRLLPKRIKKVAVCGGSGSFLLKEAIAAGADAFVTADFKYHEFFDADEKLVIADIGHFESEQFTSNLLIDIIQEKFPNFAIRLTEHNTNPINYFI
- a CDS encoding DUF2752 domain-containing protein, whose amino-acid sequence is MKMLSRIPLELIFWITALVLLGLAQPQVHGQEHHFTLCPLANMGIDWCPGCGIGRALTQLFHGNIAESIKLHWFGIPALLIIIYRIVVLIKLSVKRNKILKYKEEGYV
- a CDS encoding 3-oxoacyl-ACP synthase III family protein, with translation MGNKINLHSVITGTGSYIPENVISGDAFLNSTFYDNGVALEKDINEVINKFAEITEILERRYVDKDIVNSDIAAIAAQRAIDNAGIDKESLDHIIFCHNFGDVKNGSNRMDILPSLAAKVKQTLHILNPDCVAYDIIFGCPGWVQGAIQANYLIQSGDAKRVMVIGAETLSRITDPHDRDSMIFSDGAAAVIFEAQESENQLGIIAHKTQTFAVDYASLLVMGKSNNPSESNGNTYLKMNGRKLYEFAVINVPQVVKKAIDKAGIDIKDIKTVFIHQANGKMDTAIMKRLFKLYELDTVPENLVPMTISWLGNSSVATIPTLLDLVLKEKVEGYKIKKGEYAVFASVGAGMHINAFVYRF
- a CDS encoding TM2 domain-containing protein, whose product is MFDSPFMTLPGITPQEYSYLQTATTGFSEQQLRGFLMIYANKRRNPDDMVLYCILGFFVPGLPRFLVNQIGMGVLYFFTVGLCFIGTIIDLINHKNLAFEYNQRMVFESLQMVKMGNIQ